The genomic stretch CAGCGCATCCAGGCCGGCAATGGCGCGCGGCGGCAGCTTTTGCGTGAAGAAATCCACCAGCACATGGGCGCCCCGCATTTCGGCCAGCGGCAGGCAGAAGGCGACGGCCACACCCAGCACCATTTCCACGATCTCGGAATCGCCCAGGATCGGCTTGTTGATGATCGCCCCTTGCAGGACCGAGCCCGTGGTGACGGCGACGGCCACCAGCAGCAGCGCCCCGGCCAGCAGCGCGGCCCAGGTGGTCACGCCCTCCAGCACGGCCCGAATGCGCGGGAAGGGCAGGTATTCCGGCGCGGCGAGGATGCCGTGCTCGGTGACTTCTGGTGTGCTCAACCCACGCGCCCGAACCGGGCGGTGGTGGCCTGGATTTCGTCGAAGAGCTGCCGGCCGTTGCGGTTGCGGCGCGTCATCTCGGCCATCCAGGCGTCATAAGCGGGTGCGACGGCGGTGCGCCAGCGGGCCATCTCCGCCGGGCCGATCTCGATGATCTCATTGCCGGCATTGCGGGCGGCATCAATGGCGGGTTGGGTCTGGGTGTCCCAGGCCTCGCCCAGCTGCTTCG from Sediminicoccus sp. KRV36 encodes the following:
- a CDS encoding TRAP transporter small permease subunit, encoding MSTPEVTEHGILAAPEYLPFPRIRAVLEGVTTWAALLAGALLLVAVAVTTGSVLQGAIINKPILGDSEIVEMVLGVAVAFCLPLAEMRGAHVLVDFFTQKLPPRAIAGLDALMRSVAAAVVFVLAWRLAIGGYNNWDRERETMFLEIPFWWGYAGAAIGMALWMVCSAFIALESAARVRRTV